The proteins below are encoded in one region of Populus alba chromosome 2, ASM523922v2, whole genome shotgun sequence:
- the LOC118035826 gene encoding uncharacterized protein: MKEPDSMIRRAGLQNCFKEMPFRDSQALALVLSGLWNIAMTQPDDPEFPSLGVFHCMASLIQKGIDNRSWLLKDQNIYIPYYAAHIIGSYTMNKVKFAEKAVQSGVIPPLMDLLRGKISWVEQRVAVRALGHLASFEKTFDAVAMYEEDVVKSAMQLASNCLEVVYSKFVGVRDAKERLKYHSDLLTRGVGGLDTENRKAEEWACQLQRWSLNLLNCFACKERSLNLICRQDFLRDLCEMWGGLVMNHVSPAGVGLIRILCYSKHGRKSIAESKEVVRSLCNLSRSSDDWQYIGIDCLLLLLKDQDTRFKVIEVSALFLVDLVELRSLGNRSNVGEAIARVLLFYYRQSMLKLKNNEVQKVLQEIWDLKVERRKREKTMTEEMVEERRVLAGLIKQQGNHMFWLGNIEEASVKYTEALDLCPLRLRKERVALHSDRAQCRLLLGNPDAAISDLTRALCLSTPANSHSKSLWRRSQAFDIKRLAKESLMDCVMFLNGCIKTETAKGVRIPYHAARMISKQMEATWLFANLKSKTSSNRSSRVQELDGDQYSENYEKQKYDEMMRIMIEKKGFSSRLSTMGNEGMERKMERARSKKAVVARSMEGRSWGSGLLHAEGEIL, encoded by the exons ATGAAAGAGCCAGACTCAATGATCAGGAGAGCAGGACTACAGAATTGTTTCAAGGAAATGCCTTTCAGAGACAGCCAAGCACTTGCTCTGGTTCTTAGCGGTCTATGGAATATTGCTATGACACAACCAGATGATCCAGAGTTCCCATCCCTCGGTGTTTTCCACTGCATGGCAAGTTTGATCCAGAAAGGTATTGATAATAGAAGCTGGCTTCTTAAGGATCAAAACATTTACATCCCTTATTATGCAGCTCATATTATTGGCTCTTACACCATGAACAAGGTTAAGTTTGCAGAGAAAGCTGTTCAATCGGGTGTGATACCTCCATTAATGGATCTTTTAAGAGGAAAGATTAGTTGGGTAGAGCAAAGAGTTGCCGTTCGAGCTCTGGGTCACCTTGCAAGCTTTGAGAAAACGTTTGATGCAGTAGCAATGTATGAAGAAGATGTGGTGAAATCAGCTATGCAGTTAGCTTCCAATTGCCTTGAAGTGGTGTACTCAAAATTCGTTGGGGTACGGGATGCAAAGGAGAGGCTGAAGTATCATAGTGACTTGCTCACAAGAGGTGTTGGAGGGCTGGACACTGAGAACAGGAAAGCAGAGGAGTGGGCTTGCCAACTTCAACGCTGGTCTCTCAATCTCTTAAATTGCTTTGCTTGCAAAGAAAGGTCTCTGAATCTCATTTGCAGGCAggattttttaagagatttgtGTGAAATGTGGGGTGGATTGGTGATGAATCACGTATCACCTGCTGGGGTTGGACTCATTAGAATTTTATGTTACAGCAAACACGGAAGAAAGAGTATTGCTGAATCCAAAGAAGTTGTAAGAAGTCTCTGTAATCTCTCGAGATCTTCAGATGATTGGCAGTACATTGGTATTGATTGTCTTCTATTACTTCTCAAGGACCAAGATACCAGGTTTAAAGTTATAGAAGTTTCCGCCTTGTTTCTTGTAGATTTGGTTGAACTCAGGAGCCTTGGCAATCGATCAAATGTAGGAGAAGCAATCGCAAGAgtacttcttttttattacagACAAAGCATGTTGAAATTGAAGAACAATGAAGTTCAAAAAGTTTTGCAAGAAATATGGGATTTGAAGGTAGAGAGGAGAAAACGAGAGAAAACAATGACTGAAGAAATGGTTGAAGAGAGAAGGGTTTTGGCGGGTTTGATAAAACAACAGGGCAACCACATGTTTTGGCTAGGAAACATAGAAGAAGCATCGGTGAAGTATACTGAAGCACTAGATTTATGTCCATTGAGgttaagaaaagagagagtggCACTTCACAGTGACCGAGCTCAGTGTCGCTTGCTGCTTGGGAACCCAGATGCTGCCATTAGTGACTTAACTAGAGCTCTGTGCCTGTCCACTCCTGCAAATTCTCACAGCAAGAGCCTATGGAGAAGATCACAGGCCTTTGACATAAAAAGGTTGGCCAAAGAAAGTTTGATGGACTGTGTAATGTTCCTGAATGGCTGCATCAAGACTGAAACAGCCAAAGGTGTGAGAATTCCATACCATGCAGCACGTATGATCAGCAAACAGATGGAAGCTACGTGGCTTTTTGCCAATCTGAAGTCAAAAACATCAAGCAATCGATCAAGTAGAGTGCAAGAACTGGATGGTGATCAGTACTCTGAGAATtatgaaaagcaaaaatatGATGAGATGATGAGAATTATGATAGAGAAAAAAGGTTTTAGCTCCA GGCTGTCCACCATGGGAAATGAAGGGATGGAGAGAAAGATGGAAAGGGCAAGGAGTAAGAAAGCTGTTGTGGCTCGATCAATGGAAGGTAGATCATGGGGATCAGGATTGTTGCATGCTGAGGGAGAGATACTGTAA